The Chloroflexota bacterium genome window below encodes:
- a CDS encoding alpha/beta hydrolase: MAEHINGPLYWEQLGKSGLPVAFVHPNPMDHTCWIYQMAHLSTWFRCIGIDLPGYGKSPKASPGLTMRDIAQACWEAIEEVTSDRAIIVGESVGSSVVQHMANMRPEQTLAVVVSGTGFGGNKEFTVKRRREYGARGVAFRFDHTFQDYSAPFRATPLASYFARIFVERNRWADANTIVEMFRALGEPDPEWLHSGIKAPMLVITGSEDNSHDSTWELQRNVPDCEVVTIGGAGHSCNMEQPWEWDAIFLDFLQRRGLFEGVGADIASTGAPILRDKTPARVGPDPRL, from the coding sequence ATGGCTGAGCACATCAACGGACCCCTGTACTGGGAGCAGCTGGGCAAGAGTGGACTGCCGGTCGCCTTCGTGCACCCCAACCCGATGGATCACACCTGCTGGATCTACCAGATGGCGCACCTCTCCACCTGGTTCCGCTGCATCGGCATCGATCTGCCGGGCTACGGCAAGTCTCCCAAGGCCTCCCCGGGCTTGACGATGCGAGACATCGCGCAGGCATGCTGGGAAGCGATCGAGGAGGTCACCAGCGATCGAGCGATTATCGTCGGCGAATCCGTCGGGTCGAGCGTCGTCCAGCACATGGCCAACATGCGGCCGGAGCAGACCCTGGCCGTGGTCGTTTCGGGGACCGGGTTTGGCGGAAACAAGGAGTTCACGGTCAAGCGTCGCCGCGAGTACGGCGCTCGGGGCGTCGCGTTCCGCTTCGATCACACCTTCCAGGACTACAGCGCCCCGTTTCGCGCCACTCCGCTCGCCAGCTACTTCGCGCGCATCTTCGTCGAGCGCAACCGCTGGGCGGATGCGAACACCATCGTGGAGATGTTCCGCGCGCTCGGCGAGCCGGACCCCGAGTGGCTCCATTCCGGCATCAAGGCGCCGATGCTCGTCATCACGGGGAGCGAGGACAACTCACACGACTCTACGTGGGAGCTGCAGCGCAACGTGCCCGACTGCGAAGTCGTCACCATCGGCGGCGCTGGCCATTCCTGCAACATGGAGCAGCCGTGGGAATGGGACGCGATCTTTCTGGACTTCCTCCAGCGCCGCGGCCTCTTCGAAGGCGTGGGCGCGGACATCGCCTCTACGGGCGCGCCGATCCTTCGGGATAAGACGCCCGCCCGAGTTGGGCCTGACCCACGATTGTGA
- a CDS encoding amidase encodes MIESRDVSPVEVTRALFDRIDRLEPRLRSFIRLEPEQALTQALAAEVEIARGGYRGPLHGIPLGIKDNIAVAGWPTTSGSALMSEFVTDYDATVVQRLRAAGATIVGKNNMHEWAMGGSCSNGPFGTVHNPWDETRVPGGSSGGSAAAVSASLIYGSLGTDGMGSIRTPASYCGVVGFKPTYGLVSRFGQLPPTSSTSDHVGPITKDVRDAAILLGAIAGYDANDPTSIQSASVDYHAEVGRPLSGLRVGVPVSYFFENAEPEIQALVHEGVRQLASIGGEVHEIHIPWVEKIGLVSAAQGNESNAFLLQYARLGPQAFADRTIWERVIAGQFVRRADAAQAGRLRSLIRREFANVLQEVDVIVTPTNPTPAFLIDVTGDLPGGKPGGNLAITNALTSPFNFTGMPAVSVPCGFTADGLPVGMTISGRHWEDALVLRAAHQYQVATGGYRSPPIT; translated from the coding sequence ATGATCGAGAGCCGAGACGTGTCGCCCGTCGAGGTGACGCGGGCGCTCTTTGACCGAATTGACCGCCTGGAGCCGCGTCTCCGCTCCTTCATTCGTCTGGAGCCCGAGCAGGCCCTGACGCAGGCCCTGGCCGCGGAGGTGGAGATCGCGCGCGGTGGCTATAGGGGGCCCCTCCACGGGATTCCCCTCGGGATCAAAGACAACATCGCGGTCGCGGGCTGGCCGACGACCAGCGGATCGGCGCTGATGAGTGAGTTCGTCACCGATTACGACGCGACGGTCGTCCAGCGGTTACGGGCGGCGGGCGCAACGATCGTCGGCAAGAACAACATGCACGAATGGGCGATGGGCGGCTCCTGCTCGAACGGGCCCTTCGGCACCGTTCACAATCCCTGGGACGAGACCCGTGTGCCCGGGGGTTCGAGCGGTGGGTCCGCCGCGGCGGTGAGCGCCTCGCTGATCTATGGGTCGCTCGGAACAGATGGCATGGGGTCGATCCGGACGCCAGCGTCTTACTGCGGGGTGGTCGGGTTCAAGCCGACCTACGGGCTGGTGAGCCGGTTTGGCCAGCTGCCGCCGACGAGCTCGACGAGCGATCACGTGGGGCCGATCACCAAGGATGTCCGCGACGCGGCCATTTTGCTGGGCGCAATCGCGGGATACGACGCGAACGATCCCACGTCTATTCAGTCGGCCTCCGTCGATTACCACGCCGAGGTCGGGCGGCCGCTCAGCGGGCTCCGGGTTGGGGTACCGGTGAGTTACTTCTTTGAGAATGCCGAGCCGGAGATCCAGGCGCTCGTGCACGAGGGGGTCCGTCAGCTCGCATCGATCGGCGGGGAGGTCCACGAGATTCACATCCCCTGGGTGGAGAAGATCGGCCTGGTGAGCGCAGCCCAGGGCAACGAAAGCAATGCGTTCCTCCTTCAGTACGCCCGATTGGGTCCGCAGGCCTTCGCGGACCGCACGATCTGGGAGCGCGTGATCGCGGGACAGTTCGTGCGGCGGGCAGACGCGGCGCAGGCGGGCAGGCTCCGTAGCCTGATCCGTCGGGAGTTCGCCAACGTGCTCCAGGAGGTGGATGTCATCGTGACCCCGACGAACCCGACGCCGGCGTTCTTGATCGACGTGACGGGCGATCTTCCTGGCGGCAAGCCGGGCGGGAATCTCGCGATCACTAATGCGCTCACGTCGCCGTTCAACTTCACCGGCATGCCCGCCGTTTCGGTTCCGTGCGGGTTTACCGCTGATGGTCTCCCCGTTGGGATGACGATTTCGGGTCGCCACTGGGAAGACGCGCTCGTCCTGCGCGCGGCGCACCAGTACCAGGTGGCGACCGGTGGCTACCGGTCGCCGCCCATCACTTGA